A section of the Pan paniscus chromosome 11, NHGRI_mPanPan1-v2.0_pri, whole genome shotgun sequence genome encodes:
- the LOC100969871 gene encoding olfactory receptor 1L3: MGMSNLTGLSEFILLGLSSRSEDQRPLFALFLIIYLVTLMGNLLIILAIHSDPRLQNPMYFFLSILSFADICYTTVIVPKMLVNLSEKKTISYAECLAQMYFFLVFGNIDSYLLAAMAIDHCVAICNPFHYVTVMNRRCYVLLLAFPITFSYLHSLLHVLLVNRLTFCTSNVIHHFFCDVNPVLKLSCSSTFVNEIVAMTEGLASVMAPFVCIIISYLRILIAVLKIPSAAGKHKAFSTCSSHLTVVILFYGSISYVYLQPLSSYTVKDRIATINYTVLTSVLNPFIYSLRNKDMKRGLQKLINKIKSQMGRFSTKTNKICGP; the protein is encoded by the coding sequence TCTTTGCCCTCTTTCTTATCATATACCTGGTCACTTTGATGGGAAACCTGCTCATCATCTTGGCTATCCACTCTGATCCTCGACTTCAAAACCCTATGTATTTTTTCCTAAGCATCTTGTCCTTTGCTGATATTTGCTACACAACAGTCATAGTCCCAAAGATGCTCGTGAACTTATCAGAGAAAAAGACCATTTCCTATGCTGAATGTCTGGCACAGatgtatttcttcctggtttttgGAAACATAGATAGTTATCTCCTGGCGGCTATGGCCATCGACCACTGTGTAGCCATTTGTAACCCATTCCATTATGTCACTGTTATGAACCGCAGATGCTATGTGTTGCTACTAGCCTTCCCCATCACTTTCTCCTATTTACACTCTCTCCTACATGTCCTCCTGGTGAATCGGCTCACCTTTTGTACATCAAATGTTATCCATCACTTTTTTTGTGATGTCAACCCTGTGCTGAAACTGTCCTGCTCCTCCACCTTTGTCAATGAAATTGTGGCCATGACAGAAGGGCTGGCCTCTGTGATGGCTCCATTTGTCTGTATCATCATCTCTTATCTAAGAATTCTCATCGCTGTTCTCAAGATTCCCTCAGCAGCTGGAAAACACAAAGCTTTCTCCACCTGCAGCTCCCATCTCACTGTGGTGATTCTGTTTTATGGAAGTATTAGCTATGTCTATTTGCAGCCTTTGTCCAGCTATACTGTCAAGGACCGAATAGCAACAATCAACTACACTGTGTTGACATCAGTGTTGAACCCATTTATCTACAGTTTAAGAAACAAAGACATGAAACGGGGCTTACAGAAATTGATAAACAAGATTAAGTCTCAAATGGGTAGGTTCTCTACAAAGACCAATAAAATCTGTGGACCCTGA